A window from Hoeflea sp. IMCC20628 encodes these proteins:
- a CDS encoding MFS transporter, translating into MCESDILDSRYSWMRLAATLAIAVLGNVGMWAIIVIMPAVQSEFGIDRADASLPYTLTMVGFALGNLVIGRAVDRYGVTVALIGSAIAMATGFALAAVSNSIVMLSAMQFIIGFGSAAGFGPLIADISHWFHRRRGIAVAITASGNYLSGAIWPLLLSGVLTDYGWRTAYVILAIVPVALIIPLTFLLRRRVPDDATAHANRLSLANAQSVSFSPTSLQWMLVLAGIGCCVAMSMPQVHIVSYCTDLGYGPTVGAEMLSLMLMGGVVSRLISGLIADRLGGVKTLLIGSTLQCIALFLYLPFDAMVPLYVVSLIFGLSQGGIVPSYALIVREYLPAREAGARVGFVIMATIIGMALGGWMSGWIYDLTGSYRAAFLNGIAWNFLNIAIMVLLLFKSRARRGQAVPA; encoded by the coding sequence ATGTGTGAGTCTGATATCCTTGATAGCCGTTATTCGTGGATGCGGCTTGCCGCAACACTGGCGATCGCGGTTCTTGGCAATGTCGGAATGTGGGCGATCATCGTCATCATGCCGGCGGTGCAGAGCGAGTTCGGAATTGACCGGGCTGATGCCTCCTTGCCCTATACCTTGACCATGGTCGGTTTTGCGCTGGGCAATCTGGTGATCGGCCGTGCCGTTGACCGCTACGGGGTCACCGTGGCGCTGATCGGGTCAGCAATCGCCATGGCCACAGGCTTTGCGCTTGCCGCAGTCAGCAACTCTATTGTGATGCTGTCGGCGATGCAGTTTATCATCGGTTTCGGCTCGGCGGCGGGGTTTGGACCGCTGATTGCGGATATCTCGCACTGGTTTCACCGTCGACGGGGTATTGCCGTGGCGATCACGGCCAGCGGCAACTATTTGTCGGGGGCGATATGGCCGCTCTTGTTGAGCGGGGTGCTGACGGATTATGGCTGGCGCACCGCCTATGTGATTCTGGCGATTGTGCCAGTCGCGCTGATCATTCCGCTGACCTTCCTGCTCAGGCGCCGGGTTCCCGACGATGCCACGGCCCACGCCAACCGATTGTCGCTCGCCAATGCGCAGTCGGTCAGTTTTTCGCCAACTTCGCTGCAATGGATGCTGGTGCTGGCCGGCATCGGATGTTGCGTGGCGATGTCGATGCCGCAGGTGCACATCGTTTCCTATTGCACCGATCTTGGCTATGGCCCGACGGTCGGTGCCGAAATGCTGTCACTGATGCTGATGGGTGGCGTGGTTTCGCGGCTGATCTCCGGGTTGATCGCCGACCGGCTGGGTGGTGTCAAAACCCTGCTGATCGGATCCACCCTGCAATGCATTGCGCTGTTTTTGTATCTGCCCTTTGACGCCATGGTGCCGCTCTATGTCGTCAGTCTGATCTTTGGTCTGTCGCAGGGCGGGATTGTTCCGAGCTATGCCCTGATCGTGCGCGAATATCTGCCGGCCAGGGAAGCCGGGGCCCGGGTCGGCTTCGTCATCATGGCGACCATCATCGGCATGGCGCTGGGTGGCTGGATGTCAGGCTGGATTTACGATTTGACCGGATCCTACCGTGCCGCATTCCTCAACGGCATCGCCTGGAACTTTCTCAACATCGCAATCATGGTGCTGCTTTTGTTCAAGTCGCGGGCACGGCGCGGGCAAGCTGTGCCAGCGTAA
- a CDS encoding IS3 family transposase (programmed frameshift) gives MSTAKFSDDFKRDAVHQIVERGYPVAEVSQRLGVSPHSLYAWKKRFSQPSGGDDKDAEIRRLKRELTRVIEERDILKKANRVFRQGCKVRYAFVAEHRPLFSVRAMCRCLRIQPSGFYAWLKHPLSKRAREDVRQTELIHKAWKDSGKVYGYRKLHDDLLDQGETCCPNRVARLATLAGITAQIGYKRRPGSYGGKPSLVVDNTLDRQFDVDVPDRAWVTDITYIRTQEGFAYLAVVIDLYSRRVVGWSMQSRQTTDVVLQALLMAVWRRKPKNRVLIHSDQGSQFTSMDWAAFLRAHNLEHSMSRRGNCHDNAVAESFFNLLKRERIRRRTYKTRTEARQDVFDYIEMFYNPTRKHVRNGMLSPVEFERQQRTKTEGV, from the exons ATGAGCACAGCCAAATTCAGTGACGATTTTAAACGCGATGCTGTTCATCAGATCGTTGAGCGCGGTTATCCAGTTGCGGAGGTTTCACAGCGGCTGGGCGTCAGCCCGCATTCGCTCTACGCGTGGAAGAAGAGGTTCTCACAGCCATCGGGCGGCGACGACAAAGATGCCGAGATCAGACGGCTGAAACGCGAACTGACCAGGGTCATCGAGGAGCGCGACATCCTAAAAAAAGCCA ACCGCGTATTTCGCCAGGGATGCAAAGTGAGATACGCGTTCGTGGCCGAGCATCGCCCGCTGTTCTCTGTGCGGGCGATGTGCCGGTGTCTGCGCATCCAACCTAGCGGCTTCTATGCCTGGCTGAAGCACCCGTTGAGCAAACGGGCTCGCGAAGACGTGCGCCAGACCGAGCTCATTCACAAAGCATGGAAGGACAGCGGCAAGGTTTATGGCTATCGCAAACTCCACGATGATCTGCTGGATCAGGGCGAAACGTGCTGTCCGAACCGCGTTGCACGTCTGGCCACACTGGCGGGCATCACAGCGCAGATCGGTTACAAGCGTAGGCCGGGCAGCTACGGCGGCAAACCGTCATTGGTGGTGGACAACACGCTAGACCGGCAGTTCGACGTGGACGTGCCAGACAGGGCCTGGGTCACTGACATCACCTACATCCGTACTCAAGAAGGTTTCGCCTACCTCGCCGTCGTTATCGATCTCTACTCCCGCCGTGTCGTCGGCTGGTCGATGCAAAGCCGCCAGACAACGGATGTTGTCCTGCAAGCATTGCTCATGGCCGTTTGGCGAAGGAAGCCGAAGAACAGGGTGCTGATCCATTCGGACCAGGGCTCGCAGTTCACCAGCATGGACTGGGCTGCGTTTCTGCGCGCCCATAATCTTGAGCACTCAATGAGCCGGCGCGGCAACTGTCACGACAACGCTGTTGCCGAGAGCTTCTTCAACTTGCTCAAGCGCGAGCGGATACGACGACGGACTTACAAAACCCGAACCGAAGCGAGGCAGGATGTGTTCGACTACATCGAGATGTTCTACAATCCCACGCGCAAGCATGTGAGGAACGGGATGCTGTCACCCGTCGAGTTCGAACGGCAGCAGAGAACGAAGACAGAGGGTGTCTAG